GCGCGCCATGGCCGAGGCGGCGGCGAGCGACGGCTTCAGGGTCGTCGCGCTCGATCTGTTCGGCGATGTCGACACGCGCCGCGCTGCGTCGCGCTGGCTGCCCATCGGCACAGCCGGCAGTTTGCAGATCGAATCCGAAAGCGTCCTGGCTGCGTTGCGCACGCTCGCGCGGGAGGGCGAGCAGGGCGAGCCGGTGCTGGGCTGGATCGCGGGCAGCGGCTTCGAGGGCGAGCCCGAATTGCTGGAAGAGGGCGCTGCCGTGCTGCCGCTGATCGGCACCGCGCCCGCAGCCGTGCGGCGCCTGCGTGATCCGGCGGCCTTCTTCGGCTTTCTTGCGGCGCACGTCATACCGTTTCCGCAGGTGCTGCTGCAGCCGCCCGAGGACCCTGCGGGATGGCTGATGAAGGACGCGCAGGGCTGCGGCGGCTGGCATGTCCGCCATGCGCCCTGGTCGATGGACGAGCCGCCGTCTTCGCACCACTACTTCCAGCGCGAAATGGCCGGGCTGCCGATGTCGGCCACCTTCATTGCCAACGGCCGCGACGTTCATGTGCTCGGCTTCAACGAGCAGACCGTGCGCCGCTTCGGTACGCGGCCTTTCGTGTTCTGCGGCGCGGTCGGGCCGGTGCCCGTGGCGGAAGACATGGCGCGCCGCGTGACAGCCATCGCGCGCATGCTGACGGCGGAGTTCGAACTGCGTGGCCTGTGCAGCCTCGACTTCATGCGCGACGGCGATGCCATCGGCGTGCTCGAAGTCAATCCCAGGCCGCCGGCCAGCATGAGCCTCTAC
This genomic window from Variovorax paradoxus contains:
- a CDS encoding ATP-grasp domain-containing protein, giving the protein MQTIAVAAISARAMAEAAASDGFRVVALDLFGDVDTRRAASRWLPIGTAGSLQIESESVLAALRTLAREGEQGEPVLGWIAGSGFEGEPELLEEGAAVLPLIGTAPAAVRRLRDPAAFFGFLAAHVIPFPQVLLQPPEDPAGWLMKDAQGCGGWHVRHAPWSMDEPPSSHHYFQREMAGLPMSATFIANGRDVHVLGFNEQTVRRFGTRPFVFCGAVGPVPVAEDMARRVTAIARMLTAEFELRGLCSLDFMRDGDAIGVLEVNPRPPASMSLYRTPAGSPGVMQAHVRACLHGELPPPVPSHAQEVEGIEIVFARQPLQLDAAAAQRLAAWSGIRDLPEAGQRFDIDDPLCTLTASGSNAQQVRARLSEGRERLLQSLETKA